The region CTAGTTTCAGTACTTAAAGCAGAAAAAATAGCAGGTGCGGCAATCGATGTTTTCCCTGTTGAACCGAAATCTAATAGTGATGAATTTATCAGCCCGCTCCGTGGCTTAGATAATGTCATTTTAACACCTCATGTCGGAGGCAGTACTCAAGAAGCGCAGGAAAATATTGGTATAGAGGTCGCAGGAAAACTGGCTAAGTATTCAGATAATGGTTCAACTGTGACGGCTGTCAATTTTCCTGAAGTTTCACTAGCACAACATAAAGATACGTCTCGCTTACTGCACATACACCATAACCGTCCAGGCGTATTGATCAAAATTAACCAAGCGTTTGCAGAAAAGGGAATTAACATTGCAGCCCAATACCTACAAACCACAGCTGAGATTGGTTATGTGGTCATGGAAGTCAATTCAGATCAGGCTGATGAAGCCTTGGAAGAAATGAAAGCCATTGAAGGCACCATACGTACTCGCCTACTTCACTAAGCGTAAACAGCCAAGCTAATCACGAACGGCGTATTATTATAAAATGATACGCCGTATTTATATCCGTAGCCCCTATTTGGCGTTACAATTCTTCCACTTAACGCCCTATTTTGGATAATGATATGACCCAGTCAGCTTCTCTGCACTCTTTGAATCCCAACACTCCCCACTCTCAGCTTACTTTTGCTAACTTATCTCACATGGGATTAATGAGTGTTACTGGTGAACAAGGCCGCACTTTTATGCATGGCCAGGTTACGACAGATATCAGTTCACTTGAAAGTCATCAGTGGGGCTGGGGCGCACATTGTGATCCTAAAGGTAAGATGTTAGCCAGTTTCAGAACCTTTGTCGTTGAAGACGCGCTCTTTATGATGATGCCATCAGACACCTTAGCGGTAGATCTACCTCAATTGGCTAAATATGCAGTATTCAGTAAAGTTGATCTTGTGGATGTTACCACTGATTGGATTATCTTAGGCGTCGCAGGTGAGCAGGCACCGACTTGGATAGCTGAGCACTTTGGCGAAGTAAACCATCCACTCACGACAATCTCTGGTGGCGTACTGCTTAAAGATGAAGGGCGTTTTATCATCATCATAAAAACGGCTTCATATGAAGCTCTGACAAGTTCAATAACACAACCAATTCAAGATCAAAGTGTTTGGCAAGCACTTGAAATACAAGCGGGATATCCTAACTTAGCCGCATCACACCAAGGGCAATTTGTTCCTCAAATGTGTAACCTACAAGCCATTAATGGTATCAGCTTTAAAAAAGGCTGCTACATGGGCCAAGAAACCATAGCGCGTATGAAGTATCGCGGTGGCAATAAACGTGCACTCTATATTCTTGCAGGCACGAGTTCACAACCTCTGTTAGTAGACAGCCGATTAGAACTCGCTCTTGAAGATGGATTTAAAAAAGTCGGCACGATTATAGAAGTGGTGCAATCGAGTGAGCAGGTTCTATTAACTGCGGTACTGCCTAATGATACCGACAACTCAAGCGTACTTAGAGTCGCAGGTGATGAAAACTCAACCCTGCACATTCAGCCACTGCCTTATTCACTTGAAGATAAAGATTAAGTAAAAAAATAAGATAAAGTCAGTGACGCACTAACGCCTTAGCCAGTGTTGCTCACAATAGTTAACCATGACGACACTGGCACCGCTCATCTCATCATGCTGCTTAAGGAACCTCCATGGCACAAAATCTAACGATCCTTGATATCGCTCGTATGTGTGGTGTAGGTAAATCGACCGTCTCACGTGTTATCAACCAAGATCCAAAAGTCAAACCTGACACTCGGGATAAAGTACAAGCCTTTATCGATGAAGTCGGTTTTGTTCCCAGTCGCTCCGCCAAAGCAATGCGCACCAAACGCTCAATGGTGATAGGCGTGATCCTCACTCGACTCGACTCGGCCTCTGAAAATAAGGTGATCCGCGGTATTCTCAATATTCTCACTCAACATGGCTACGATACCTTATTGATGGAAAGCCAGATGACCACCGAAGGCGTCGAGCATTGCCTAAACACCCTTAAACAACGTGGTGTAGATGGTGTGCTACTATTTGGTTTTTGTGGTATCACTTCGTTTGAGCTAAAAAATTGGCAGCATAATTTGGTTTTACTGGCCTGGCCCACTGATGGGTTTTCATCTGTTTGTTATGATGATGCCCGTGCCATCGAACTCAGTTGTCAGCACCTGTATGATCTTGGTAAGCGACACATTGCTTTCATTGGAGTTGATGACAAGGATGAAACCACGGGATTACGACGCACACGCGCCTACCTCGATTTTTGTCAAAAACATCAACTCACACCTCGCTTCGCTACCGGAGAGCTCAATTATCATAGCGCATTTGATAACACAGCTCACATTCTTGAATCCACCACCCAAGCCATTATTTGTGCCTCAGATACTCTCGCGCTAGGCAGCGCTTACTATGTGCAAAGTC is a window of Shewanella sp. VB17 DNA encoding:
- the treR gene encoding trehalose operon repressor TreR: MAQNLTILDIARMCGVGKSTVSRVINQDPKVKPDTRDKVQAFIDEVGFVPSRSAKAMRTKRSMVIGVILTRLDSASENKVIRGILNILTQHGYDTLLMESQMTTEGVEHCLNTLKQRGVDGVLLFGFCGITSFELKNWQHNLVLLAWPTDGFSSVCYDDARAIELSCQHLYDLGKRHIAFIGVDDKDETTGLRRTRAYLDFCQKHQLTPRFATGELNYHSAFDNTAHILESTTQAIICASDTLALGSAYYVQSQARSEVIICGVGHSELLKFLFPNTISVELGYEQAGIQAARLLLEHLHQQQTPKQKICQCSLIQ
- the ygfZ gene encoding tRNA-modifying protein YgfZ, which gives rise to MTQSASLHSLNPNTPHSQLTFANLSHMGLMSVTGEQGRTFMHGQVTTDISSLESHQWGWGAHCDPKGKMLASFRTFVVEDALFMMMPSDTLAVDLPQLAKYAVFSKVDLVDVTTDWIILGVAGEQAPTWIAEHFGEVNHPLTTISGGVLLKDEGRFIIIIKTASYEALTSSITQPIQDQSVWQALEIQAGYPNLAASHQGQFVPQMCNLQAINGISFKKGCYMGQETIARMKYRGGNKRALYILAGTSSQPLLVDSRLELALEDGFKKVGTIIEVVQSSEQVLLTAVLPNDTDNSSVLRVAGDENSTLHIQPLPYSLEDKD